From Betta splendens chromosome 3, fBetSpl5.4, whole genome shotgun sequence, the proteins below share one genomic window:
- the hddc3 gene encoding guanosine-3',5'-bis(diphosphate) 3'-pyrophosphohydrolase MESH1, translating into MSSEVALLLETVNFAADKHRNQRRKDAEATPYINHPIGVARILSHEGGITDINVLQAALLHDTVEDTDTTPAELESKFGPVVARIVQEVTDDKSLPKQERKRQQVVHAPHCSREAKLVKLADKLYNLRDLNRCTPVGWTAERVQEYFIWACEVVKGLKGTNAALEEKLEELLRQRGVQL; encoded by the exons ATGAGCTCAGAAGTTGCGTTGTTACTAGAGACGGTTAATTTCGCCGCAGACAAACACCGCAATCAGCGGCGGAAAGATGCAGAAGCAACGCCGTATATAAATCACCCGATTG GAGTGGCGAGAATACTCAGCCACGAAGGAGGAATCACAGACATCAATGTTTTGCAA GCCGCTCTGCTCCACGACACCGTGGAGGACACCGACACCACTCCTGCAGAGCTCGAATCAAAGTTTGGGCCAGTTGTGGCTCGTATAGTTCAGGAAGTGACGGATGACAAGAGCCTTCCCAAACAGGAGAGGAAGCGTCAGCAGGTGGTGCACGCGCCTCACTGCAGCCGAGAAGCCAAGCTGGTCAAACTGGCTGATAAACTGTACAACCTGAGGGACCTGAATCGCTGCACACCCGTTG GTTGGACAGCAGAGCGAGTGCAAGAGTATTTCATTTGGGCCTGTGAGGTGGTGAAAGGCCTGAAAGGAACAAACGCtgctctggaggagaagctggaggagctgctcagacagaGAGGAGTTCAACTCTGA
- the mfap1 gene encoding microfibrillar-associated protein 1 — MSSREPINMKLPPIQSTAGAVPVRNEKGELSMEKVKVKRYVSGKRPDYAPMESSDEELEEMPLVRKGKEMEPEVEVEEEDVSDPRLKRLLNRVSEDVEERLARHRQIAEPEVVAESSEDSDEGTWHPEREESSEEEAEEEEEVDDEEIERRRAMMRQRALQRKNEEMEVMEVEEEGRSGEESASESEYEEYTDSEDEAEPRLKPVFIRKKDRVTVAEREAEEQRQKELEVEAKRQAEERRRYTLKIVEEEAKKEFEENRRTLAALEALDTDGENEEEEYEAWKVRELKRIKRDREAREVLEKEKSEIERFHSMTEEERRAELRNSGKLVTNKASKGKYKFLQKYYHRGAFFMDSEEDLYKRDFSQPTLEDHFNKTILPKVMQVKNFGRSGRTKYTHLVDQDTTSFDSAWAQESAQNSKFFKQKAAGVRDVFDRPTTKKRKT, encoded by the exons ATGTCTAGTCGTGAACCTATCAACATGAAGCTGCCTCCGATCCAGTCCACGGCTGGAGCCGTGCCGGTTCGAAACGAGAAAG GTGAGCTCTCAATGGAGAAGGTAAAGGTGAAGCGGTATGTGTCAGGTAAACGTCCAGACTATGCCCCGATGGAGTCATCAGATGAAGAACTAGAGGAGATGCCCCTTGTGAGGAAGGGAAAGGAAATGGAGCCGGAGGTGGAAGTAGAGGAGGAAGACGTCTCCGACCCACGTCTAAAGCGTTTGCTTAACCGTGTCTCTGAGGACGTGGAGGAGAG GCTTGCAAGACACAGACAGATTGCAGAGCCTGAAGTTGTTGCTGAGAGCAGCGAGGACTCTGATGAAGGCACGTGGCACCCTGAGCGAGAGGAGAGCagtgaggaagaagcagaggaagaggaagaagtggaTGATGAG GAAATTGAGAGGCGACGAGCAATGATGCGGCAGCGAGCACTTCAACGTAAAAACGAGgagatggaggtgatggaggttGAGGAAGAAGGAAGGTCAGGGGAGGAATCTGCTTCAGAGTCTGAATATGAAGAATACACAGACAGCGAGGATGAAGCAGAGCCTAGACTGAAGCCAGTCTTCATTCGCAA AAAGGACAGAGTCACCGTTGCAGAGCGTgaagcagaggaacagaggcAAAAAGAGCTGGAGGTCGAGGCaaagagacaggcagaggagcGCCGGCGTTACACCCTCAAGATTGTGGAGGAAGAGGCCAAGAAGGAGTTTGAGGAGAACCGACGAACACTGGCTGCACTGGAAGCTCTGGACACAGATggagagaatgaggaggaagaataTGAAGCCTGGAAAGTCAGAGAGCTGAAACGTATCAAGAGGGACAGAGAGGCCCGAGAAGT TTTGGAGAAGGAGAAGTCTGAAATTGAGAGGTTCCACAGcatgacggaggaggagcgtaGGGCAGAGCTCCGCAACAGTGGAAAACTTGTGACCAACAAAGCCAGCAAAGGCAAATACAAGTTCCTGCAGAAGTACTACCACAGAGGAGCCTTCTTCATG GATTCGGAGGAAGACTTGTACAAGCGGGATTTCAGCCAACCTACTCTGGAAGATCACTTCAACAAAACCATCCTACCCAAAGTCATGCAG GTCAAAAACTTTGGTCGTTCTGGTCGCACCAAATACACCCACCTGGTGGACCAGGACACAACGTCTTTCGACTCTGCCTGGGCCCAGGAGAGCGCTCAAAACAGCAAGTTCTTCAAGCAGAAGGCAGCAGGCGTGAGGGACGTGTTTGACCGTCCCACAACCAAGAAGAGGAAAACCTAA
- the vps33b gene encoding vacuolar protein sorting-associated protein 33B, with protein MAHSARKDSPELPDFSILKRLAKDQLIYLLEQLPGKKDLFIDADLMSPLDRIANVSTLRQHEVDKLYKVEYKPIISTSDQICFLIRPRIQTVKWICDVANTDKTAGKFRRYKIIFTPQKFYACDAVLEEQGIFGDVTTDEWPFYLLPLDEDIISLELPEFFRDNFLAGDQRWVRTISNVLHQLYSLYGPFSKVYGIGRCSKMAYDAWKQNKEGEQKADHAAIGKMVLIDRDVDYVTPLCSQVVYEGLVDDIFKIKCGCVEFGPDVTSDNKSVKVMLNSEDKVFAEIRNEHFSNVFGFLSQKARNLQTAYDKRRGMDIQQMKTFVSEELKGLKQQHRLLSLHIGASESIMKKKTKQDFQELLKTEHSLLEGFEIRKCISYIEEHISRQVSMVESLRLLCLLSITENGLLPKDYRSLKAQYLQSYGVHHLLTFANLRQLGLLVEQQPGETLTVMESKVGKLVNDKAAGKLTDAFSSLAKKSNFRALSKKLNLVPKSEEYDLRIPRDMAYIFSGAYVPLSCKLIEQVLERDGWTGLEEVIRLLNGHEFTGPGCNGVDLGVKNDAQRIILVMFLGGCTFSEISALRFLGREKGFKFIVVTTAITNSSRLLEALLDNHV; from the exons ATGGCTCACAGTGCCAGGAAAGACTCTCCGGAGCTCCCCGACTTCTCGATCCTCAAGCGGCTAGCCAAAGACCAGCTCATCTACCTgctggaacag CTGCCGGGGAAGAAGGACCTTTTCATCGACGCAGATCTGATGAGCCCATTGGATCGGATCGCTAACGTGTCAACACTACGG CAACATGAAGTCGACAAACTCTACAAAGTGGAATACAAACCTATTATAAGCACCTCAGATCA GATCTGTTTTCTTATCCGGCCAAGAATACAGACAGTGAAGTGGATATGTG ATGTCGCCAATACAGACAAGACAGCAGGGAAATTCAGAAGATACAAAATAATTTTTACCCCACAGAAG TTCTACGCGTGTGATgcggtgctggaggagcagggcaTCTTCGGGG ATGTGACCACTGATGAATGGCCCTTCTATCTTCTTCCACTGGATGAAGACATCATCAGTTTGGAGCTGCCAGAGTTCTTTCGAGACAACTTCCTG GCAGGCGACCAGCGGTGGGTGAGGACCATCAGCAATGTTCTGCACCAGCTTTATTCCCTCTACGGTCCCTTCTCTAAGGTCTATGGGATTGGACGGTGTTCAAAG ATGGCATATGACGCGTGGAAGCAGAATAAAGAGGGAGAACAAAAAGCTGATCATGCTGCCATAGGAAAGATGGTTCTCATCGACAGAG ATGTGGACTATGTTACACCTCTGTGCTCACAAGTTGTGTATGAAGGACTTGTGGatgatatatttaaaataaaatgcg GATGTGTGGAGTTTGGACCTGATGTTACATCTGATAACAAAAGTGTAAAAGTCATGCTAAACTCTGAGGATAAG GTCTTTGCCGAAATTAGAAATGAGCACTTCTCCAACGTGTTCGGGTTCCTGAGTCAGAAAGCCAGAAACCTCCAGACAGCATACGAT AAGCGTCGGGGGATGGACATCCAGCAGATGAAGACTTTTGTGTCTGAGGAGCTGAAAGGGTTAAAACAGCAGCATCGCTTACTAAGCCTAC ATATCGGTGCTAGTGAATCAATAATGAAGAAGAAAACCAAGCAGGACTTCCAGGAGTTGCTGAAGACAGAACACT CTTTGCTCGAGGGATTTGAAATCCGTAAATGCATTTCCTACATAGAGGAGCACATCAGCAGACAG GTCTCCATGGTAGAAAGCCTGCGACTACTGTGTCTTCTGTCTATCACAGAAAATG GGCTTCTCCCAAAAGACTATCGCTCACTCAAAGCCCAGTATCTGCAG AGCTACGGAGTCCACCACCTGCTCACGTTTGCCAACCTGAGGCAGCtggggctgctggtggagcagcagccggGGGAAACCTTGACTGTCATGGAGAGCAAGGTGGGAAAACTGGTCAATGACAAAGCTGCAG GAAAGTTGACTGATGCCTTCTCTTCTCTGGCAAAGAAGAGCAACTTCAGAGCCTTAAGCAAAAAGCTGAACCTG GTGCCAAAGTCAGAGGAGTATGACCTGCGCATCCCGCGGGACATGGCGTACATCTTCAGCGGTGCCTACGTCCCTCTGAGCTGCAAACTCATCGAGCAG GTGTTGGAGCGAGATGGTTGGACCGGGCTTGAAGAAGTCATTAGGCTACTAAACGGACATGAATTTACTGGTCCAG GATGCAACGGAGTTGATTTAGGCGTGAAAAACGATGCTCAGCGAATCATCTTGGTCATGTTCCTCGGTGGCTGCACCTTCTCTGAGATTTCAGCGCTGCGTTTCCTCGGCAGAGAGAAAG GTTTTAAATTCATTGTAGTAACAACAGCTATTACAAACAGTTCAAGGCTTTTAGAGGCTTTGCTGGACAACCATGTATAA